The Candidatus Poribacteria bacterium genomic sequence AAAAAAGTAGGGTGGAAGTTAAATGCCTTTCACCCTATTCGTCTTTAACGGACACACTGGAAAGATTTTGCCCTTCCAGACTTTTTGTGTTATCGTATAAAGTATGGTGCCTAATTTCCAATCAACGCTATGATGTGGGGCTAAGGAGAAAGCGTGACGAACCATAAATATTTCATCATAAGCATCGGTCTACTACTCATATTCACCTTAGGGTACCAAGATGTTAATGCACAACAACTACCTTTCGGTGCCAAAGCCCGACTCGGTAGCAATAAAGGCGAGATAAGCGACGTAGCGTTCACACCAGACGGCACGCAAATCGCAGTTGCAAGTAGCGTCGGTATTTGGCTATATGATGCTGCTACGGGTACTGAAACCGCCTTGGAACCCGCAACGCCGTTTGGGGTTTCTGCGATTGCCTTCTCACCCGATGGCAAGACGCTTGCAACAGGCAGTGAGGAAGGCGCGATTTGGTTACGGCGTATAGATACAGGCGCAATTAGGCATTTTTCTCCTTTGCATACGCGAAAAATTTCTTCAGTTGCGTTTTCATTGGACGGTAAGACGCTCGCCAGCGGAAGTTTTGATAAGACGATTGGGTTATGGGATACAGAGACCGGTAAACTTCGTAGCCACCTCAGCGGACATACAGAGGATGTCAACATCGTTGCGTTTTCACCGAATGGCAAAGTGCTTGCCAGCGGGAGTTCAGACAGGACGGTGCGTTTGTGGAATCCGGAAACAGGTGAATTGCGGAAAACCTTCTCTCGGCATGATAACATTAATAATATTATTACTGAATTAGCGTTTTCACCGGATGGCAAAACGATTGCCAGTGGCGGGACTGAGTGGCCAACGCTTTATGTATGGGATATAAAAACCGGTGAAGTGCAGGTGGAGCATCATTCACATAACTGGTCAGTTGACGCTTTAGCATTCTCACCAGATGGGACAAAACTCGCTATAGGCGGAGATTCAGATGCAGTTGAATGGATAACTCCAACAGATGTATTGCCGACAGATCATCCGGGGTGGGTGACTGCACTGGCATTCTCAGCAGACGGCAAAACGCTTACGACAATAACGCGAGATGGCACAATCCGATTTTGGGACATAACGAACGGTGAACAACGCTTTCCCGCCATAGCCCATAAAAGCGTTGGAACCGCGTTGGCGTTTTCACCGGACAGTCGGACGCTTGCCACGGGGAACGCCGATGATACAATCCTTCTGTGGGATATTGAGAGAGAAAAGGCAGAAACGATCCGTCATGAAAGTATGAGGGCTTTGACAGCATTGGCATTTTCACCCGATGGTACCACACTCGCGAATGGGAACGCTAACGATACAATCCATTTGTGGGATATGAGGACAGGCAAGGCGTTGTTGATTCGCCGTGAGGACATGAAAGCCCCGACGACCTTGGCGTTTTCATCAGATGGCACCACACTCGCCAGCGCAGGATTGTCTCAGAGAATTTGGTGGTGGGATGTCCGAAGCGGCGAGGTACTCGGAGCTGTTAGAATAATTGATGAAGTACCCTCTGAAATGGTTGCATTTTCGCCAGATGGTACAATCCGCGCAAGTGTGGACCGGAATAACGTAGTCCGCCTGTGGGATACGATTAATGGCAAATTATTATCCACTTTCATTGGTGATGAACGCAATGTGAGGGCAATCGCGTTTTCACCCGATGGCAGTCTATTCGCGAGTGGTGGATGGGGTGCGTTTTCACTGTGGGATGTGCTTCGGCACCGAAGAATCGCGACTTCCGCAGGAGACCATCATTTAATACGGACCTTGGCATTTTCGATTGGTGGGGAGACACTGGTAAGTGGATGTATTGCTGGCAAAGTCCAGTTATGGGAGGTCGCCACTGCTGCTCACCTTACAACGCTCATAGATGATACCGAGCCAGTGAATGTGGTTGCGTTTTCACCAGATGGCAAGGTGCTTGCCAGTTGGAGTGCTGGGGGCGCAATTCTGCTATGGGATTGGGATAAGATCCGTCCAGATCAATAATTGCTAACGACAACC encodes the following:
- a CDS encoding WD40 repeat domain-containing protein, whose product is MTNHKYFIISIGLLLIFTLGYQDVNAQQLPFGAKARLGSNKGEISDVAFTPDGTQIAVASSVGIWLYDAATGTETALEPATPFGVSAIAFSPDGKTLATGSEEGAIWLRRIDTGAIRHFSPLHTRKISSVAFSLDGKTLASGSFDKTIGLWDTETGKLRSHLSGHTEDVNIVAFSPNGKVLASGSSDRTVRLWNPETGELRKTFSRHDNINNIITELAFSPDGKTIASGGTEWPTLYVWDIKTGEVQVEHHSHNWSVDALAFSPDGTKLAIGGDSDAVEWITPTDVLPTDHPGWVTALAFSADGKTLTTITRDGTIRFWDITNGEQRFPAIAHKSVGTALAFSPDSRTLATGNADDTILLWDIEREKAETIRHESMRALTALAFSPDGTTLANGNANDTIHLWDMRTGKALLIRREDMKAPTTLAFSSDGTTLASAGLSQRIWWWDVRSGEVLGAVRIIDEVPSEMVAFSPDGTIRASVDRNNVVRLWDTINGKLLSTFIGDERNVRAIAFSPDGSLFASGGWGAFSLWDVLRHRRIATSAGDHHLIRTLAFSIGGETLVSGCIAGKVQLWEVATAAHLTTLIDDTEPVNVVAFSPDGKVLASWSAGGAILLWDWDKIRPDQ